The following are from one region of the Salmo trutta chromosome 20, fSalTru1.1, whole genome shotgun sequence genome:
- the LOC115155599 gene encoding ADP-ribosylation factor-like protein 5A isoform X2: MNEVVHTSPTIGSNVEEIVVNNTHFLMWDIGGQESLRSSWNTYYTNTEFVIIVVDSTDRERISVTKEELYRMLAHEDLKKAGLLIFANKQDVKGCMSVAEISQSLQLTSVKDHQWHIQACCALTGEGLCQGLEWMTSRLRVR; the protein is encoded by the exons ATGAATGAGGTGGTGCACACCTCTCCTACAATAGGCAGCAACGTGGAGGAGATAGTGGTGAACAACACGCACTTCCTGATGTGGGACATCGGAGGGCAGGAATCACTGAGGTCCTCCTGGAACACGTACTACACAAACACAGAG TTTGTGATCATAGTGGTGGACAGCACCGACCGAGAGAGAATCTCTGTCACCAAAGAGGAGCTCTACAGAATGCTTGCACATGAA GATCTGAAGAAGGCGGGCCTGCTGATCTTTGCTAACAAGCAGGATGTGAAGGGCTGTATGTCTGTGGCTGAGATCTCCCAGAGCCTGCAGCTCACATCAGTCAAAGACCACCAGTGGCACATCCAGGCCTGCTGCGCCCTCACTGGGGAGGG GTTGTGCCAAGGCTTGGAGTGGATGACGTCACGACTGCGAGTCAGATGA
- the LOC115155599 gene encoding ADP-ribosylation factor-like protein 5A isoform X1: MGIIFTKLWRLFNHQEHKVIIVGLDNAGKTTILYQFSMNEVVHTSPTIGSNVEEIVVNNTHFLMWDIGGQESLRSSWNTYYTNTEFVIIVVDSTDRERISVTKEELYRMLAHEDLKKAGLLIFANKQDVKGCMSVAEISQSLQLTSVKDHQWHIQACCALTGEGLCQGLEWMTSRLRVR; the protein is encoded by the exons ATGGGAATAATTTTCACCAAGCTATGGAGGCTTTTCAATCATCAAG AGCACAAGGTTATTATTGTGGGCCTGGACAATGCAGGGAAGACCACCATTCTTTACCAGTT TTCTATGAATGAGGTGGTGCACACCTCTCCTACAATAGGCAGCAACGTGGAGGAGATAGTGGTGAACAACACGCACTTCCTGATGTGGGACATCGGAGGGCAGGAATCACTGAGGTCCTCCTGGAACACGTACTACACAAACACAGAG TTTGTGATCATAGTGGTGGACAGCACCGACCGAGAGAGAATCTCTGTCACCAAAGAGGAGCTCTACAGAATGCTTGCACATGAA GATCTGAAGAAGGCGGGCCTGCTGATCTTTGCTAACAAGCAGGATGTGAAGGGCTGTATGTCTGTGGCTGAGATCTCCCAGAGCCTGCAGCTCACATCAGTCAAAGACCACCAGTGGCACATCCAGGCCTGCTGCGCCCTCACTGGGGAGGG GTTGTGCCAAGGCTTGGAGTGGATGACGTCACGACTGCGAGTCAGATGA